From the Quercus lobata isolate SW786 chromosome 6, ValleyOak3.0 Primary Assembly, whole genome shotgun sequence genome, one window contains:
- the LOC115950557 gene encoding phylloplanin-like has translation MALKLVLFVTVMVAALALPIAKGTNVVVEVQPSFVPCSLGANVTATPPFPNAQVQLRCGARNVVASATTNASGVFSFSLDSTQLFLSPTVLLNLCNLVVTTPLSTCNSTLPPVGVLESRIQFIRSSVLGLRIVLTFGPIGFRYSSST, from the exons ATGGCCTTGAAGTTAGTTCTCTTTGTTACCGTAATGGTTGCTGCATTGGCACTTCCAATAGCTAAAGGCACTAATGTTGTGGTTGAGGTCCAGCCATCTTTTGTGCCTTGCAGTTTAGGTGCGAATGTTACTGCCACCCCGCCTTTCCCAA ATGCTCAAGTACAACTGCGGTGTGGAGCTAGAAATGTGGTTGCTAGTGCAACAACCAATGCCAGTGGagtattttcattttccttggATTCTACACAACTTTTTCTCTCACCAACAGTACTCTTGAATCTTTGCAATCTAGTGGTTACAACACCCCTCTCCACCTGCAACTCCACGCTTCCTCCTGTGGGAGTCTTGGAATCGCGCATACAGTTCATTAGAAGCAGTGTTTTGGGGCTCCGTATTGTTCTCACGTTTGGGCCAATTGGGTTCCGTTACAGTTCATCAACTTGA
- the LOC115994125 gene encoding phylloplanin-like: MALKLVLFVTVMVVALALPIAKGTSVVVEVQPSFVPCSLGANVTATPPFPNAQVQLRCGAGNVVASTTTNASGVFSFSLDSTRLSLLPTVPLNLCNLVVTTPLSTCNSTLPLVGVLESRIQFIRSSVLGLRIVLTFGPVGFRYNSLT; encoded by the exons ATGGCCTTGAAATTAGTTCTCTTTGTTACTGTAATGGTTGTTGCATTGGCACTTCCAATAGCTAAAGGCACTAGTGTTGTGGTTGAGGTCCAGCCGTCTTTTGTGCCTTGCAGTTTAGGTGCGAATGTTACTGCCACCCCACCTTTCCCAA ATGCTCAAGTACAACTGCGGTGTGGAGCTGGAAATGTGGTTGCTAGTACAACAACCAATGCCAGTGGagtattttcattttccttggATTCTACACGACTTTCTCTCTTACCAACAGTACCCTTGAATCTTTGCAATCTAGTGGTTACAACACCCCTCTCCACCTGCAACTCCACGCTTCCTCTTGTGGGAGTCTTGGAATCACGCATACAGTTCATTAGAAGCAGTGTTTTAGGGCTTCGTATTGTTCTCACCTTTGGGCCAGTTGGGTTCCGTTACAATTCCTTAACTTGA